The DNA window TGTTTGATGCGCGCGGATGTGGGGAGGATTGTGGGCACCGATGAGGGTGAGGCGATCATGCGTGGGCTGTATGCGGAGTGCCTGGCGGTGGCCGAGGCGGCCGGAGAGCCGGTGCCGGAGAAGGCACAGGGGATTGCGCTGGGGGCGCTTACGCAGGCCGGGTCGGCGTTGAAGGCGTCGATGCTGCGCGATCTGGAGGCCGGGCAGCAGGTGGAGGCGATGCAGATTGTGGGGGATATGCGGCTGCGGGCGCGGGAGGCCGGGGTGCTGGCACCGTTGTTGGCGGTGGCGTATGCGCATTTGCAGGCGTATGAGGCGTCGCGCGCGGGGTGATGGGGTTCCCGGTCGAAAAGCGCGGCGCGGTGCGCCGTGTATCGACCAACGGTCGATACCTACCAGATCCCCGTCATGCCGGTAGGTCACGACCGTTGGTCGTGACCGCGTCGGACTAACCGACGTCGAATCAACCGGCGTCGGGCAGCCGGAAGAACGCACGCGTAGCGGCCGTAGCATTCGCCGCCGTCACCACCACATCCTCGCCACGATCGCGCGCCAGCTCTTCCACGATGTGCGACAGGAACATCGGCTCATTCCGCCGATCCTTCGGCATCGGCTTCAACGTACGCGGCAGCAGATACGGCGCGTCGGTTTCAATCATCAATCGATTGGCCGGCACGTGCTTCACCAGCTCGCGCAGGTGCGCGCCGCGGCGCTCGTCGCACAGCCAGCCGGTGATGCCGACGTACCAGTCCTGGTCCAGGTAATCGAACAGATCCTGGCGCTCGCCGGTGAAGCAATGCACCACCGCCGGGCCGAGGCGGCCTTCGAAGTTCTTCATCTGCGCCATGAAATCGGCATGCGCGTCGCGCTGGTGCAGGAACAGCGGTTTGCCGGTCTCGGCAGCCAGCTGCAACTGGCGCTCGAAGGCGCGGTGCTGCGCGGGGCGCGGCGAAAAATCGCGGAAATAGTCCAGCCCGCACTCGCCAACCGCCACTACTTCCGCATGTGCATGCAGCGCGCGCATCTCGGCGTCGCATTCGTCGGTGTATTCCACCGCGTGGTGCGGGTGCACGCCGGCGGTGGCGTACAGGAAACCCGGGTGCTGGCGGGCCAGTTCCAGCGCCATCGGCGAATGCTCGCGGCTGGCCCCGGTGATCACCATCTGCACCACACCGGCCGCGCGTGCGCGCTCCAGCACCGCGTCGCGGTCACGGTCGAAGGAGTCGTGGGTGAGGTTGGCACCGATATCGATCAGCTGCATGGGGCAATTCGCACACTCAGGTAAGCGGCGCATTGTAAAGCACCGCCCTGCCCGTATCCTTGCCGCATGCGTACGCCTGTTTTCCCCATTGCCGAGCAGCTGCCGGCCATTCTGAACGCCCTCGGCAGCCACACCCGCCTGGTGCTGGAAGCCCCGCCCGGCGCGGGCAAGACCACCCAGGTGCCGCTGGCGCTGCTGGACGCGTCGTGGCTGCAGGGGAAGAAGATCATCATGCTGGAGCCGCGCCGGGTGGCGGCGCGCAGTGCGGCGCAGTTCATGGCCCGCCAGCTGGGTGAGGACGTGGGCGAGACGGTGGGCTACCGCATCCGCTTCGAGAACAAGGTATCCGCACGCACCCGGGTGGAAGTGGTTACCGAAGGCATCCTGACCCGCATGCTGCAGGACGACCCACTGCTGGAAGGCGTGGGCGCGCTGCTGTTCGATGAATTCCATGAGCGCCATCTGGCAGCGGACCTTGGGTTGGCACTGTCATTGGACGTGCAGGCGCAGCTGCGGGACGACCTGCGCATTGTGGTGATGTCGGCCACGCTGGATGGCGAGCGGCTGGCGCAGTTTCTGGATGCGCCGCGCATCAGCAGTGCGGGCCGCAGCTATCCGGTGTCGATCAGCCATTTCCCGGCACGGCGCGAGGAGGCGCTGGAGGCGCAGGTGCGGCGCGCGGTGGAACAGGCGCTGCGCGAGCATCCGGGCGATGTGCTGGTGTTCCTGCCCGGGCAGCGTGAGATCAACCGCGCACTGGCGGCGCTGGATTCGGTGCTTCCGGCTGAGGTGCAGCTGCTGCCGCTGCACGGCGAACTGCCGGTAGACCAGCAGAGCCGCGTGCTGCAGCCCGACCCGATCGGGCAGCGCCGGGTGGTGCTGGCCACCAACGTGGCCGAGTCCTCGGTCACCCTGCCGGGGGTGCGGGTGGTGATTGATGCGGGGCTGGCGCGCGAGCCGCGCTATGACCCCAACAGCGGCTTCGCGCGGCTGGACGTGGTGCCGATCGCACAGGCTTCGGCCGACCAGCGCGCCGGCCGTGCCGGGCGCGTGGCCGAGGGCTGGGCGTGGCGGCTGTGGCCGCAGTCGCAGCGGCTGGAGGCACAGCGCCGGCCGGAGATGGCCCAGGTGGAACTGGCCTCGCTGGCGCTGGAGCTGGCCGCCTGGGGCAGCGATGACCTGCGCTTCGTCGACACGCCGCCGGTGGGCGCGCTGGCGGCGGCGCGGGAACTGCTGCAGCGGCTGGGCGCGCTGAGCGATGGCGGCGGCCTCACCGCACTGGGCCGGCGCATGCTGGCGCTGGGCACGCACCCGCGACTGGCGGCGATGCTGCTGTCGGCGGGGGCCGGCACTGAGCAGGCGCTCGCCTGCGACCTCGCTGCGCTGGTGGAAGCGCGCGACCCGCTGCGCCAGGGCGGTGATGCCTTGGCAGCGCGCTGGCGGGCGCTGGCAGCGTTCCGTCAGGGCCGGGCACCGCACGATGCCAATCGCGGTGCGCTGGCCGCCATTGATGCCGCCAGCAAGCAGTGGCGACGCCGGCTGCGCTGCGACACCGCCCCGCCCGGCTCGGTGGAGGCACACCAGCTCGGCGACCTGCTGGCGCATGCCTTCCCGGACCGGATTGCCGCCCGCCATCCCACCGATCCGCTGCGCTACCTGCTGGCCAACGGCCGCAGCGCGCGCCTGTTCGACCCCAGCGACCTGCGCGGCGAGCCGTGGCTGGTGGCGGTGGAACTGCGCTTCGAGGCACGCGATGCACTGCTGCTGCGCGCCGCCCCGGTGGACGAAACCCGCCTGCGCCGCGACTTCCCGCAGCGCTTCGTGCAGGAAGATGTGGTGCGCTGGGACGGCGACAAGCGGGCGCTGGTGGCGCTGCGCGAGACCCGCTTCGACCGCATCGTGCTGGACAGCCGTTCCGCCGGGCGGGTGGATCCGGCACAGGCCGCACAGGCGCTGACCGACGCGGTGCGCGAACTCGGCCTGCAGGCACTGCCGTGGACCGACGGGCTGCGCCAATGGCAAGCGCGAACCGTGGGGCTGCGCCACTGGATGCCGGAACTGGAGCTGCCCGATGTGTCCGACGCGGCGTTGCTGGCGGCGCTGTCCGAGTGGCTGACCCCGGCCTTCAACGGCAAAACCCGGCTGGATGCGCTGGATGAGAGCACGCTGGGCGAAGCGCTGAAGTCGCCGCTGCCGTGGGCACTGCGGCAACGCGTGGACCAGCTGGCTCCGGTACGGATGGCAGTGCCCTCGGGCATGGAGCGGGCCCTTCATTACGCACTGGAGGCAGATGGCGTCACCCCGCAGCCGCCGGTGCTGGCGGTGAAGCTGCAGGAGCTGTTCGGGCTGGCCGACACCCCGCGCATTGCCGACGGCCGCGTGCCGCTGACCCTGCACCTGCTGTCACCCGGCGGGCGGCCGCTGCAGGTGACCCAGGACCTGCGCAACTTCTGGGCCAACACTTATGCGGAAGTCAAAAAGGAAATGAAGGGGCGGTATCCCAAGCATCCGTGGCCGGATGACCCGTGGACCGCCACCGCCACGCATCGCGCCAAGCCGCGCGGGACGTAGATGGCGATTGCCGGGCATGGCCCGGCACTACAGTCAGCATTCAGTCACGATGCGGATAACACGCTCTACACGGCCATCGCGCCACACTGGATTTCGACCCGAGGCAAAGGACCCCACATGAGCAGACTGACCGTGATTACCGACCGCGCCCTGGAGCGCGCCCTGGATTTGGCCAGCAGCGCCGGCGACGGCCTGAAGCATGCAGGCAGCAGCCTGGGCAGCAACCTGCGTCACTTTGGCCCGCAGGCCACCGACTGGATCAAGACCGGTGCCGCGCTGGGTGCAGTGAAGACCGGCGGCAAGGCGGCAGCCAAGGTGGTGCGCCGTAACCCGGCCGCGACCATTGCTGTTGCAGCCGTGGGCGTGGGCCTGCTGGGCTACGCGCTGTACCGCAAGCAGCAGAAGAAGAAGGCTGCGCAGGGCGGTGTGGTCGATGGGCAGGCGCAGCGCATTGCCGCGCGCAATCGTCGCACCAGCACCGTGATTGACGAGCACAGCGATATTGGTAGCGATGCGTGATTGACTGAGCGCGACGACCAACGGTCGTCGCCCACCACGCCGCCGGCATTGCCCGGCGGCGTTTTTGTTTCAGTCGATCTGCCGCCATTGGCCGGGCTGCAGGTCATCCAGACGATGCGGGCCCATGGAAACGCGCACCAGGCGCAGGGTGGGCAGCCCGACGGCGGCGGTCATGCGCCGTACCTGGCGATTGCGCCCCTCGCGCAGGGTGATCGCCAGCCACGCATCGGGCACAGTCTTGCGGAAGCGAACCGGCGGGACGCGCTCCCACAGTGACGGGGCTTCCAGGATCTCCACGCCGGCCGGCAGGGTCGGGCCGTCGTTGAGCTGCACACCGCGGCGCAGGCTCTGCAGGGCCTCATCGGTCACCGTGCCTTCCACCTGCACCCAGTAGGTCTTGGCTTCCTTGTGCTTCGGGTCGGTCAGGCGGTTGGCCAGGCGGCCATCGTCGGTGAGCAGCAGCAGGCCTTCGCTGTCGTAGTCCAGCCGCCCTGCCGCATAGACGTCAGGCGGCAGGCCGAACCCGGCCAGGGTCGCGCGCGGCGGTTGGCTGCGGTCGGTGAACTGGCACAGCACGTTGAAGGGTTTGTTGAAGGCGATGAGCATGCGGCCATTGTCCCATCCCCGCGAGCGACGACCAACGGTCGTCGCCTACCGATGGTCGCCGCACCCGGTAGCGCCCGACCGTTGGTCGGGCGGCTCTACCTAACGCTTCACAAAGCGCAGGGTCATGCGGTCGCTCTCACCAATCGCCTTGTACTTGGCGGCATCGGCGGCGTCATGGTTGTTCGACGGCGGCAGGGTCCACACGCCGTTCGGGTAATCCTTGGTGTCGCGCGGATTGGTGTTGATCTCACTGCTGCCGGCCAGCTCGAAACCGGCGGCCTTGGCCAACGCGATCACCTGCGCCTGACCCACATAGCCACTCTTGTCATCGGCCGGCACATCGGCCTTGGCGCGGTGCTCCACCACGCCCAGCACGCCACCCGGCTTGAGCACGTTGTAGAAGCCCTTGAACATGCCCTCGGCCTGACCCGCGCTGCGCCAGTTGTGCACGTTGCGGAAGGTCAGCACCACATCGGCCGAGCCGGGTGCGCCGAACACCGGGGCCTTCGGGTCGTACTTCACCACCTGGGTCTTGTCGAACAGCGCCGGGGTGTCGGCAAACTTCTTGCTCAGGCTGTCCAGACCACGCTGCTGGTAGTCGCGGCCGCGGCCTTCGGCCACCGCCATCGGGTCGACCACGGCGGCCACGTAAGTGCCCTTGTCGCGCAGCAGCGGGGCCAGGATCTCGGAGTACCAGCCGCCGCCCGGGGTGATTTCGACCACGGTCTTGCCCGGCTCCACGCCGAAGAACGACAGCGTCTGCGCCGGGTGGCGATAGGCATCGCGCTGCACATTGGCCGGGGTGCGGCCCTTGCCGTCAACGGCGGCCTGCACGGCGGGGGTGATGGCCGGCTGCGCGTTGGCACCGGCCGGCTTGATTGCCATGGCAGGGGCGGCCAGCAGCAGCGTGGACACGGTGAACAGGCAGGCACAGCTGAGCGAACGGGCTTTCATCGGCACAACTCCAGTGACGGGATGCGGCGAGACTAGCAGCCCATTGCGTCAAGGTGTTCACAAATCGTTAGTACGGTGGCGTATTGCGGAACACTGTTTTGTGCGGCGTGCCTCGGCGATGTCATCACCTCGCCCGTATGCTGTTCCATTGATTCTCAATGGAGACCTGCCCATGACTGCAGCGCGCGAACTCGGCCGTTCCGGCCTGAAAGTGGCCCCCATCGCGTTCGGCGGCAACGTGTTTGGCTGGGGTGCGGACGAGAAGACCTCGTTCGATCTGCTGGATGCATTCGTTGACGCCGGCTTCAATCTGGTCGACACCGCTGATGCCTACTCGGCCTGGGTTCCGGGCAATCAGGGTGGTGAGTCGGAGACGATTCTAGGCCGCTGGTTCCAGCGCAGCGGCAAGCGCGACAAGGTGGTCCTGGCCACCAAGGTGGCCAAGTGGGCCGAACGCCCCGGGCTTTCCGCCGACAACATCGCGGCTGCGGTGGAGGATTCACTGCGCCGCCTGCAGACCGATGTGATCGACCTGTACCAGGCACACGAAGATGATGAGTCGGTTCCGCTGGAAACCACGTTGGCCGCGTTCGGCCGGTTGATCGAACAGGGCAAGGTGCGTGCGATTGGGGCTTCGAACTACAGTGCCACGCGCCTGCGTGATGCGCTGAAGGTATCAGCGGACTACAAGCTGCCGCGCTATGAAACCCTGCAGCCGGAGTACAACCTGTATGACCGCGCTGGCTATGAGGATGGCCTGGAAGCGGTCGCAAGCGAGCATGGACTCGGCGTGATCAGCTACTACTCGCTGGCCAGCGGCTTCCTTACCGGCAAGTACCGCAGCGCGGATGATGCCGGCAAGAGCGCGTCGCGCGGCAGCAGCGTGGTCGGCAAGTATGTGAACCCGCGCGGGCTGCGCATTCTGGAGGCGCTGGATGATGTGGCCGCTTCGCACAAGGCGACGGCGGCGCAGGTGGCGCTGGCGTGGTTGATTGCGCAACCGACCATCACCGCACCGATTGTGAGTGCTACCAGCGTGGGCCAGCTGCAGGATGTGCTGGCGGCGGCGAAGCTGACGCTGAGTGCGAATGAGTTGGCGCAGTTGGATGCTGCTTCGGCTTGACGTTGTAGGGACGCGCCATGCGCGTCCGCACGGATTCCGAACGATTCGGACGCGCATGGCGCGTCCCTACGGCATCCCCACGCATGAGTGGCACCCCGTGGCAATCGTCATCGGTTGCGTGTAAGGTACGCGCCCATCGCCGCCCTGTGCGGTTCCACCCTTCAACCTGAGGCCCCGATGCACCGCACTTCCTTCGCCATCGCATACCGACTGCCGCGCACGCTGGACGTGCTGCGTGCGCGCGATGCCGCAGGTGCGATGCACCCGGCCACATCCTGATCTTCCTGCGCGGAGATCGGGCTTCCGATCTCCGAGGCACGCCAACGCCCTCGGATGCTGTATCCGGGGGCGTTTTTGTTTGCGTTGGCGTCAAAGGAATGAATCCATGAACACGCAACACACATTTGAACTGCTGCACGCCGAAGGCCCCACGCCCATCAAGGGCTGGGTGCGTGGCGTGCCCGTTGACGAACTTGCCCAGCAGCAGCTGCGCAACATTGCCAACATGCCCTTTGTGGGCCCATGGGTCGCGGTCATGCCTGACGTCCACGTCGGCAAGGGCGCAACTGTGGGCTCGGTGATTCCCACCCGTGGCGCGATCATCCCGGCCGCGGTCGGGGTGGATATCGGCTGCGGCATGGCCGCGGTGCGCACCACGCTGCGCGCCGAAGACCTGCCCGACAATCTGGCCCAGCTGCGCAGCAGCATCGAACGCGCGGTGCCGGTCGGCAACGGCAAGGGTGGCGAGCACCGGCTGTTGCCGGACAGCATCCGCAGCCGGATCGAACGCTCCGTGCTGGTGCAGGGGCTGGATGCGATCAAGCAGCGGCACCGCAAGATCCGCACCGACAAGCTGGCCTGCCAGATCGGTACGCTGGGCGGCGGCAACCACTTCATCGAGATCTGCCTGGACGAAACCGGCGCGGTGTGGGTGATGCTGCACAGCGGTTCACGCGGCACCGGCAACCTGATCGGCACCTACTTCATCGAGCAGGCGCGCGAGCAGCTGGCACGGCGGGTGCTGGGTTTCCATCTGCCGGACAAGGACCTGGCGTTCTTCCTGCAGGGCGAGCCGCTGTTCGACGACTACGTGCAGGCGGTGGGCTGGGCGCAGGACTACGCGCGCGAGAACCGCGAGGCGATGATGGCGCGGGTGCTGGCCGAGATGCGGGTGCGGCTGCCGAAGTTCCAGCTGGAGAAGCTGGCCGTGAACTGCCACCACAACTACGTGCAGAGCGAGACCCACGGCGGCGAGGAACTGCTGGTGACCCGCAAAGGCGCGGTGAGTGCACGTGCCGGCGAGCTGGGGATCATTCCCGGCAGCATGGGCACGCGCAGCTACATCGTGCGGGGCAAGGGCAATGCCGAAAGCTTCCACAGCTGCAGCCACGGTGCCGGCCGGGTGCTCAGCCGCAGCGCGGCGCGGCAGCAGATCACCCTGGCCCAGCACCGCGAGGCCACCGCGCATGTGGAATGCCGAAAGGACGCGGCCGTGATCGACGAGTCGCCAGCGGCGTACAAGTCGATTGATGCGGTGATGGCGGCGCAGAGCGATCTGGTCGAGGTGGTGCACACCTTGCGGCAGGTGGTGTGCATCAAGGGGTGAAGCACCTTCACCCCATCCTGGGGCCACGGTCCTGCTGGTGTTGTTGCTCCAGGGCAACCTGCTGCTCACGCTGCTGGTTGCCCTCCTGCACCCGCGCCACCGTTTCCTGCAATGGTGGCGCTTCCTGCGCCACATCGGTCACCGAACGGAACCCCGGGACTGTCCCGGCAATAAAGATCCGGTCCCCAGCCATCATCACCTTGTCGATCCTGTCGACATCGGCAATCCTGGCCTGCTTGGCATCCAACAACGCCCGCATCACCTGATCGTCGCCGATATGTCCCGGCACATCCTGGCGGATACGCCTGAACATTCCTTGGTCGGCGACTGACAACCCGCTGATTCCGGGTTGCTGTTCCGCCGTGCGCTCCGCAACCGGACTCGATTGGGCCAGATGTGGCGACCGTGCGTCCGTCCATTCCCTGGAATGGGCTTCCAGCGTCATCTTCAATGCCGCTGTGGAATCCACACGCACTGCAGCGGCGTCGGAATATGGATTGGACGCCGCCATCCCCTCAATCTGCCCTCGATCCCCGATTCGTACACGGCTGATCTCCACGCCTTGGCGCTCGCCTTCGGCGAGAAGCGCCGCGGCAATCTTCTCGCTATGCGGACCGGACTTGATCCCTTGCCCCGCTTCTGCGTGATGGACCTGCTGCAGCACCCGCTGGAACTCAGCATTACCGGGATGCCGGGTGTCACTCAGGCCTTCTGGTTGCTTGGCCTCTTGAGGTTCAACAGCCGGACCATCCGCCTGGACTGAGGCCGCCTGCTCCGCCAGCTGCTCAGGCGAGGGCACCACCCGCACCGTCTCAAGCGTGGTCGGCTCGCGCAGCGGATTCCACCGCTCGTCCAGCACCTTCTGCACATGGTCGCGCTGCGCGTCAAAGGCAAGGTCGAGCTCGGCGCGCAGATCGCCCTTGGCATGCTTGTTCCTGAACCAGCTCTCGGATATCC is part of the Stenotrophomonas oahuensis genome and encodes:
- a CDS encoding TatD family hydrolase; the encoded protein is MQLIDIGANLTHDSFDRDRDAVLERARAAGVVQMVITGASREHSPMALELARQHPGFLYATAGVHPHHAVEYTDECDAEMRALHAHAEVVAVGECGLDYFRDFSPRPAQHRAFERQLQLAAETGKPLFLHQRDAHADFMAQMKNFEGRLGPAVVHCFTGERQDLFDYLDQDWYVGITGWLCDERRGAHLRELVKHVPANRLMIETDAPYLLPRTLKPMPKDRRNEPMFLSHIVEELARDRGEDVVVTAANATAATRAFFRLPDAG
- the hrpB gene encoding ATP-dependent helicase HrpB, whose amino-acid sequence is MRTPVFPIAEQLPAILNALGSHTRLVLEAPPGAGKTTQVPLALLDASWLQGKKIIMLEPRRVAARSAAQFMARQLGEDVGETVGYRIRFENKVSARTRVEVVTEGILTRMLQDDPLLEGVGALLFDEFHERHLAADLGLALSLDVQAQLRDDLRIVVMSATLDGERLAQFLDAPRISSAGRSYPVSISHFPARREEALEAQVRRAVEQALREHPGDVLVFLPGQREINRALAALDSVLPAEVQLLPLHGELPVDQQSRVLQPDPIGQRRVVLATNVAESSVTLPGVRVVIDAGLAREPRYDPNSGFARLDVVPIAQASADQRAGRAGRVAEGWAWRLWPQSQRLEAQRRPEMAQVELASLALELAAWGSDDLRFVDTPPVGALAAARELLQRLGALSDGGGLTALGRRMLALGTHPRLAAMLLSAGAGTEQALACDLAALVEARDPLRQGGDALAARWRALAAFRQGRAPHDANRGALAAIDAASKQWRRRLRCDTAPPGSVEAHQLGDLLAHAFPDRIAARHPTDPLRYLLANGRSARLFDPSDLRGEPWLVAVELRFEARDALLLRAAPVDETRLRRDFPQRFVQEDVVRWDGDKRALVALRETRFDRIVLDSRSAGRVDPAQAAQALTDAVRELGLQALPWTDGLRQWQARTVGLRHWMPELELPDVSDAALLAALSEWLTPAFNGKTRLDALDESTLGEALKSPLPWALRQRVDQLAPVRMAVPSGMERALHYALEADGVTPQPPVLAVKLQELFGLADTPRIADGRVPLTLHLLSPGGRPLQVTQDLRNFWANTYAEVKKEMKGRYPKHPWPDDPWTATATHRAKPRGT
- a CDS encoding pseudouridine synthase: MLIAFNKPFNVLCQFTDRSQPPRATLAGFGLPPDVYAAGRLDYDSEGLLLLTDDGRLANRLTDPKHKEAKTYWVQVEGTVTDEALQSLRRGVQLNDGPTLPAGVEILEAPSLWERVPPVRFRKTVPDAWLAITLREGRNRQVRRMTAAVGLPTLRLVRVSMGPHRLDDLQPGQWRQID
- a CDS encoding class I SAM-dependent methyltransferase, with translation MKARSLSCACLFTVSTLLLAAPAMAIKPAGANAQPAITPAVQAAVDGKGRTPANVQRDAYRHPAQTLSFFGVEPGKTVVEITPGGGWYSEILAPLLRDKGTYVAAVVDPMAVAEGRGRDYQQRGLDSLSKKFADTPALFDKTQVVKYDPKAPVFGAPGSADVVLTFRNVHNWRSAGQAEGMFKGFYNVLKPGGVLGVVEHRAKADVPADDKSGYVGQAQVIALAKAAGFELAGSSEINTNPRDTKDYPNGVWTLPPSNNHDAADAAKYKAIGESDRMTLRFVKR
- a CDS encoding aldo/keto reductase; this encodes MTAARELGRSGLKVAPIAFGGNVFGWGADEKTSFDLLDAFVDAGFNLVDTADAYSAWVPGNQGGESETILGRWFQRSGKRDKVVLATKVAKWAERPGLSADNIAAAVEDSLRRLQTDVIDLYQAHEDDESVPLETTLAAFGRLIEQGKVRAIGASNYSATRLRDALKVSADYKLPRYETLQPEYNLYDRAGYEDGLEAVASEHGLGVISYYSLASGFLTGKYRSADDAGKSASRGSSVVGKYVNPRGLRILEALDDVAASHKATAAQVALAWLIAQPTITAPIVSATSVGQLQDVLAAAKLTLSANELAQLDAASA
- a CDS encoding RtcB family protein codes for the protein MNTQHTFELLHAEGPTPIKGWVRGVPVDELAQQQLRNIANMPFVGPWVAVMPDVHVGKGATVGSVIPTRGAIIPAAVGVDIGCGMAAVRTTLRAEDLPDNLAQLRSSIERAVPVGNGKGGEHRLLPDSIRSRIERSVLVQGLDAIKQRHRKIRTDKLACQIGTLGGGNHFIEICLDETGAVWVMLHSGSRGTGNLIGTYFIEQAREQLARRVLGFHLPDKDLAFFLQGEPLFDDYVQAVGWAQDYARENREAMMARVLAEMRVRLPKFQLEKLAVNCHHNYVQSETHGGEELLVTRKGAVSARAGELGIIPGSMGTRSYIVRGKGNAESFHSCSHGAGRVLSRSAARQQITLAQHREATAHVECRKDAAVIDESPAAYKSIDAVMAAQSDLVEVVHTLRQVVCIKG